Proteins encoded together in one Gigantopelta aegis isolate Gae_Host chromosome 8, Gae_host_genome, whole genome shotgun sequence window:
- the LOC121378214 gene encoding calmodulin-like protein 5: protein MKTAYFMVVLLAFTFVPEHADGWLTIPTVKGWWYTSKRRLDVPNDAVDPVEDSELPTVLHDLDVNGDGFFELYEIAHVTGLKVTNPVLLARFHKADTNGDGKLDLDELQQF, encoded by the exons ATGAAGACTGCTTATTTCATGGTGGTACTGCTCGCCTTCACCTTCGTCCCCGAGCATGCGGATGGCTGGTTAACGATCCCGACCGTGAAGGGTTGGTGGTATACATCAAAGAGGAGACTCGACGTGCCGAATGATGCAGTAGATCCAGTAGAG GATTCCGAATTGCCAACAGTTCTGCATGATCTGGATGTGAACGGAGATGGGTTTTTTGAACTGTACGAGATCGCTCACGTGACCGGCCTGAAAGTAACCAACCCAGTTCTACTCGCCAGATTCCACAAGGCAGATACAAATG GTGATGGCAAATTGGACCTCGATGAATTACAACAATTCTGA
- the LOC121378360 gene encoding uncharacterized protein LOC121378360 isoform X1, with protein sequence MKTAYFIVILLALTFVPKHADAWWFISNKWLSTGRGWGYASKRRLDVPNDAVDPVEVVMANWTSMNYNNSDFDYKEKFLEAMKYDADFSGPDDVITSHRHVSNVMVKRSS encoded by the exons ATGAAGACTGCTTATTTCATAGTGATACTGCTCGCCTTGACCTTCGTCCCCAAGCACGCGGATGCCTGGTGGTTTATCAGTAACAAGTGGTTGTCTACCGGGAGGGGCTGGGGTTATGCATCAAAGAGGAGACTCGACGTGCCGAATGATGCAGTAGATCCAGTAGAGGTA GTGATGGCAAATTGGACCTCGATGAATTACAACAATTCTGATTTTGACTACAAAGagaaat TTCTGGAAGCCATGAAGTATGATGCAGATTTTTCAGGACCCGATGACGTCATCACCTCGCACCGTCACGTATCGAATGTGATGGTGAAGAGATCttcataa
- the LOC121378360 gene encoding uncharacterized protein LOC121378360 isoform X2: protein MKTAYFIVILLALTFVPKHADAWWFISNKWLSTGRGWGYASKRRLDVPNDAVDPVEVMANWTSMNYNNSDFDYKEKFLEAMKYDADFSGPDDVITSHRHVSNVMVKRSS, encoded by the exons ATGAAGACTGCTTATTTCATAGTGATACTGCTCGCCTTGACCTTCGTCCCCAAGCACGCGGATGCCTGGTGGTTTATCAGTAACAAGTGGTTGTCTACCGGGAGGGGCTGGGGTTATGCATCAAAGAGGAGACTCGACGTGCCGAATGATGCAGTAGATCCAGTAGAG GTGATGGCAAATTGGACCTCGATGAATTACAACAATTCTGATTTTGACTACAAAGagaaat TTCTGGAAGCCATGAAGTATGATGCAGATTTTTCAGGACCCGATGACGTCATCACCTCGCACCGTCACGTATCGAATGTGATGGTGAAGAGATCttcataa